TTGTAACGTTGATAGGCGATTCCAAACAGTACTGTCAATGTCCTTAGATGGTAGCTAAAATTAGATCTTTATCTGTATTCTGCTTTTAAACTACGTGGAGAAATAATTGAATGAAATCGTTGaaacatttgttttgattatacGAATTTTTAaagtgatttttgttttgaaatctGATAACTCGAAAATATGAGTTGGATAGTTCTACTGCTACATGATTTCAGAATGTAAACTCATAGTCCGAATGGTGACGACGTATTTGAAAAGTGGTTTGATAGTGCGATATGGTCCAACTGCGGTACATGtgggaaaaatatatttgcgGAATAAGTACggtttttataaaataagcGGTACGAAATAATGTTTGATTGGTGAAGAATAGTATTTaggatacatatatatatatttttataatattttattttataaaaattattattattttaaataaaatgatgtTATTTGGTAAACTTAATACATACTAGaaatttcagaattttttaaatttaaaaatatatatgtattatatgtatatatacacatatatagacaaaacaaaaaacgcaTCATAATTGGTGATACACAAAACATGTGCGGTATTGAGATAAAAcagaccaaacaaaaagaatttgatgagtgcggtctaaaagttaaaatacaCGATGTGTGACTTGAATGGTAACAAGTTAAAAATACCGCATGTAAAAACGCTATAACGCGTCGCACAATCACACCctcaatcaaaatttttaaCTTGTGCGGAATTTGATTCTTTGCTATGGGCAATGGAATGCATGATCTCTATTGGCGATACTTCTGGCGCTTTTGCTTCCGATTGTTCAGACCTGATTTCTATCATTGACAACCAAGACGATTGGCCGACATTCGCAGCGGAATTGGCATCCTATCGctctttagtttgtttttttcctttttttgtattaGATTTCTTCCTCGTAGTTCTAATACTCGAACAGATTGTTTAGCTAAGAAAGTTCGGGCTCGTAATAGCCTTTTCTTCCATGTAAGCATATTGGTTCCTGAATGGCTCTCTCTACCAGAAAGTATCTTTCCGATAACTTAATATAAATGGtgtttgaggaaaaaaaaatataaaaaaatcacacCCTCAATCTGTGTGCTTTAATGGGTGGGGTGACATCAGCCGCATGATTTCAGAGCTAAAGATCTCTACAATGTGATGTGACAACAAACtactttactttatttttcataacCAATTTATGcattataaaatcaatcatATTATTTCAATATCAACGTCAAGTCATCGATTTACCCTGTAAAAGATAGACCTGTAGTTTACGAGTTGGAGTTAAGTggtttcaaatttctttttctcgtCAGTGGTTACAAActtacaatttaaaatttttatcttaagctctcctctcttctctctccaaAATCTTTCAGAGAGGAGAGCTTGATAATCGTTTTGTCTCCAGTTTGATCCGGATTTGTTTATATTCTCGTCTCTATGCGAGATCAATAATTTCCGATTACATATCGGATCTTCTGTTACCGACTATGACCGGTCTTTTCTCCGTTTTTAACGGAACTTGATctttatctccattgttgctCACCCATCGATCTCAACGTTTTCTTCCAAGATCTTTGTTGTCTCCATTTCTTCGTGGATTAACATCTTCGTCACCTCCGATTGCTCAAGACGCAAGAGCAAAAATGGACTTTAGACTACATCAAGATAGATGTAATCGGTGGTGGAGTCTCCCGAAACTGGTGATTCCAAAGAATTTGTGAAGCAGCTCTACCTTTTAATCCGGTAAATGATTTCGATGCTTCTTTTGATTGGAGTGGAGATCGGCAGGAAGGAACAGTCTACCCATCGCACTGATCGGCGGTGGTTGATCGGAGACGGCGGTGTTTAGCAACGTGAAGACGGCAGCGCTCGATTCCTGACGCGTGGATAGGTAGGGTACACGTCTCCAACACGTGTCAGAAGCtagaattataatttttatggaCCGTTCTTCTCGCATGTACTTGTTATTGGGTTTTTCCTTACTGTACTTGTCCTATGGGCTTTTTAATATAATCTTTcgccggaaaaaaaaaaaaaaaaaaaatcttatcttaaaacaataatattatatataacagAATGAGGATTTTTGCGTCTAATCATTTTGAAAGGATATATCATATGCAGGCGTCAAAAAGGTGACCCATGTACACAAACACAACTgcaaaattgatattttagtCATTTATGCCATGTAGACAATGATTATTTCGTAAGAAAAAAGTGTGTACATTGCATACAAATTGCAACACACCTCCACCACGAATTACTTCTACAATTATAATGTCAATATATAGTATCGCATCCTGTAATGTTGGTGTAACATGGTAAATTCGGTACATTCACTCTTTTATGTAGCTGAGAAATTTTGTACCTTGGATTTGTTGTCTTTGGAATCATGGAATAGAAGATTAATGTATACTTGGATAAActatcaattttttgttacagTTAAGTTATTAGTCACACAAAATAATATTGCTTTCCATCATTTACACAATTTGTTTGTGTCTACTGTTTACTTACGTAGAATTGtgttatatattaaatgaaaatgtGCGTAACATCTTTTGTATCAAATGAAAGGTTGTAGATgtgacacaaaaaaaaagaatattgtttacaaaagttttctttcaacatAAAGTAACTGGGTTATtgctattttaaaaaaaaaactatatatcattttctcGCAAAGTTTGTGAGAAAATTACTATGAAATACTCGgttataattaatatgttttcttgcaGTTTACTTTTAAACTTATCATTGCTCTTTATAAgtgtatttaattttatattttataaatactaagaTTGAATGATTGATTAGCACGTAATGTACTAATGGCTTTAATATATGTGCACCTTTAATTTAGTCTTTTCCTACCAGCAATTTAAGCACTAGAGGTAATCTAGTTTCCATTACCTGCTAATCAATGTCACGGTTACCTGCTAATAAATCGTACTCTTGAAAACATATAGATTATTATTGACAACCATTATTTTCACCATGTCACGCACGGTTCatttaatcaaatttcatGTAGTATCTTCATTATTTATCCCATGTGCTAAGTTTTTACTGATTATACGTACATACTTAatactctttgttttttgagcAAAGACGCACATACTTAATACTTTGATACGGAGAAAACGCTTATTACTAAAATTTGACTCTCTATAGAACTTCAGTTGGGTGATATTCAAATTAGCTctcattaattaatatatatggtgcaaaacatataaaaaccaacaagaaaatcaataagataaaaatcaataacttttttgtagaaaatataaatgagGAATGGACATATAAGAGTTAAAAGTTGGCATTAATTATATAGAATTACAAGTTGACATTCTTCTCCGTTATGAAATAATGTGCTTTATTGATTCAGACACTTAAAATATTGGAAGATAAGATGCAAAAATCAAGCTTATAATCATTATAAGTGCTgacctaaaacaaaaacaaaataaatttaattaaaaaagatcaACTAGCTAGTTACCCCCATCACTTATCATTCCTATTATTTGTCatgtttctttattatttaaagGCCTATCTAGATTGAACCCATTTTACTATATAATTATGAGTTTCTTTAttcttatattaaaaattcaCCTTTTTACTCTATAGagtccaaaaaaataagattaagaCCAACTGTTTTTGGCTTAGGTCAGAGAACATAATGTGACCTTGAagccaaatatataaacataatgTGACCTTACACAGATACAACCGTCAAAACCCTTCATGcgtttttttaaatttattttatgaaaagatattttctttccaTATATCTCCAACTAAAGTAATAGAAATTAGGGAGAGGAACTTCTTtttatactttaatttgaCATTGGAgcaccattttatttttggtttaggaaACAATCTTCTTAAATCTTACGAGTGCACTGTCCAAATcgattatatataattgtaataCTCGacatttctctgtttctgctGGAATAATGttgttaattttagtttaagtTTTTATGATTTAGTGACTAAATTAACATATTGAATTTAAGATGTTGGAATTATGATTTATTAATGCATTAGAGTTcagatatataaaacaaatcaaaattggcaattgaaaatgaaaacagtaAACAGTGTTTTACAGAGAATActtatagaaacaaaatatattacaaacaacaacgttgatttttaaagtttctgatttttttatgaagttctgaaaatatgtgaaaatttataaaaatatgtgaaagTTTCCCAAAAGACGTGAAATTTTCAAtatcttttgaaatttcttttcttctcctcaaaaTGTCCAAACATGCTGTAAAATATGGTAACCAATActcataaaaatcaaatgttttagCACACGATGAAAGttccaaaagagaaaagttaaTTACTATGAATTCATGATGGTTTCTGTTAACAAAAATGTGAGTTATTTGAGTACATTAAATTTCCAAACGAGGCTATCTAATGAAATAAGCATGTCGACAAAAAAGTACATAGATAAAAGCTCCTTGacctaaaatatatacataagtCTGTGGACAAAAGAAAGTATACATATAAACTGTTTAAAAACTGGTAGCCATCAACCCACTTTTCACCCTCTTTCCTATGAATTGCAATGTGGCTTTCTATTAGACTCACGATAAAATCATTCGTCTTGGtaaatggtttaaaaaaaaatagttctaACGTTAAATGTTGATTGATGCAGTGCATTTCCACTTCGTTTTGAGTTTGTATCTTaccattatttttttagaagtTGACTTTGATTTCCATGCATATTTTGGAGTTCATGAGTCTCgatagattcttttttttctttctctcaaatgttattaattagCACCAAAGGTTTTCTCCTCAAATAGAGAGTAATTAAAGGTTACAGATTAATCCCCAATGGAGTAAGACCAAAAATTACAGATTAGTAATCAAATAGAATTTCAATAGAGACATTGGGGGAGAAGAACTTTAAGCAATCGCTCTTCTCAAGCAAAGATCAAATTCAATGGAAACAAGATCatctctaattaaaaaaagaaaagaaagacaatCTCTAATTAAAAGTAAGAAGTAAACTTCATGTATATGAGACAAAGAAAGagtatcattttgtttttgttcttgtagATGAGTCAAAGAAAGAGTATCATTTGGTGTCATGCATGGCGAAAGGAGACCGACCAGAGTGTCATCTGCTTTCAGAGTGCACGTTGGATAGAggaattataaatttataatcatGCATGTTGTACAATATTACTACAAATTATCCAAATATTGTagttaaaagatattttgttgttttgaagaatatatagttttgaaatGAAGATAATGGATATGttgttatataattaattacgAACGCACAACTCAAAATGTCTCGCTATGTTTTAATTAACTTGCAATCTATTTCAatttacaattatatatataaaaaaactctttattaTACTCATTTCAAAATCGTTTCAGTTACAAATCCCTCATGTCACTCAAAAATAAGTACTCTCTCAGGAAGCTTAACTAGATAATTCTCCCTTCATAGATCAAGTGGCTTCAAAACTAATTGAACTCCATACTTAGGTTTTATAGTAAGCACAACTATAGGAGCATGTCTATAGTTCTCCGATATTGCAAAACTGAATTTGGAAACAAGCATTGCTAATATTATCTTCGCCTCCATCATGGCAAAAGTCTGGCCAATGCAGTTCCTAGGTCCAGCCGCAAAAGGCATAAAATGGCGACTAGATGCAAAACTTCTAGTAGTAAATCGTTCAGGGTTGAACTCGTTCGCATCTTCGCCCCATAATTCATTACTATGATGGATCGCAAGGACAGGGATCCAAATAGATAAACCTTTAGGGATGATTAGGTCACCTAGTTTTATGTCTTCAAATGCCATTCTTGGTAAAAGTGTGGCAGGAGGGTAAAGTCTTAATGACTCGTTTATCACTTTGTTTAACtgttgaaagaagaaaaataaagaaagagagataagtTAGTTGAAtattaaattacataaaaCCCTTTTAAGATATCATATCTAACAATCTTGTGAAGTGCCTTATGACTCTTTCACAAAGATCCCTTACTTGGTTTTAAGAATTGCCTTTCAAGCTGTCCAAATCGTTTAATGAATGAtttcttttagtattttatgCAAAGCATGTTGTAGTGCTAATTTTTTCAACAAGTGGAATATTTTACTTATCTCATTATTAAAATATGCCTTAGTTCGATTTTAAATGTAGAAAGCCAATTCATCATGAGTCTCTCTATTGGTCTATCTAATCAAATGTCGAAGCAATGGTAATGTAAATTTCACTTTAGTCTAATAATTAAATACCTGAATTTGTTATATGTCATACATTTGAAATGAATTATCTGACTTGAAACTACATATCATAATTAATGGGATAACATATTAAGAAGATTTTCTAGATATATCATATTAAAGTTGACCGGATATGTACTAATTGAGATTTAGTTACGGAAGAAGCACTACGACTTAGTGGCATTGCCTGTAAGTGTGTTGAATGAACGTAGTACCCCACCCGCACCCATAACAATTGGCGTTAccatcaaatttttattttatttttcaaatgaaagATATAATTGTGATTCTATCCTAATTCTCGACCAAAGTCAAAACTTTACTAGACATGTGTATATGCATAACAACGCATAAGACATTAACACATAgtatgtttcaattttttaaaatgttatacTATTGTCTTCacttcttttaaaatctcagattttttttataagattcttATCTTTTGTAAAACTGTAATGGAAACGTGAAACTCGTatgatctttctctttccgtttgcttttaaaacattcaaaaagAGTTcggagtttttgttttggtcaactAGATCACCTttactcatttattttattatttacataGGTTTGAAAgcgaaccaaaaaaataaaaaaatatagataacgAATTCTAACTTTACTAGCGAGAAAATTACCTACCTCACGATTAGAGAAGGAAAGATATATAACAATGTGGAAATAAGAAAGACTCTAAAAGCTACGATTTTACGTTCGAGAAGGACATAACGCCTAATTAACgattaattgaaattttatttttttattattgatttttaatattttgttgataaaatttaaatatgatgttaaaaaatttctagatatattttccatattctaagtattttattaaaaccaattagaaatataatataagGATGTCTAagctaaaaaaacaatagttgAATTTATAGGTTTCTAAGCGGCCGATAGAAAGGTGATAAGAATTAACCATTGTTCCATTGAAAAAACAACGAAGAAAGGTGATAATGTGAGTGAAAATTAAGAACGTACCGAAGTAAGACTTGAGAGCTGTTCAACGGAAGGGACACCATCTTGGCCACAAACTTGCCGGACCTCATCGCGGACATTGTCCTGCCAAGTGGGATTATGAGCAAGGAGCATGAGAGTCCACGTGAGGAGAAGAGAGGTTGTCTCATGACCGGTAAAGAAGAAAGTCTTGCACTCATCCATTATCATTTGAACATTAAGGTTGTTCTTGTTGCTATCCATCTGGTTCAAAAGAAGCCCTAAGAGGTCATCCCCGTATGAGCTACTCCGACCGATCTCTACACTGTCTTTTCGGCTGTCTATAATCTCCATCAAAAGACGTTCCACTTCCGTTTTCAGAGACTTTATTTCTCTATTGTATTTGCTAGGTAGAAACCTTTGAGACACAAAAGATTATATAGTTACACGTTAAGTCATCAATTAGATCCATGCAAATAGTAAccatgtcaaatatttttatctttccAATTTAATATGTTAGTGGATAGTTTATATTATCAACGTTTCATTAAATTAAGTACCACTATATATAGAATcgtgaaaaccaaaacaaaatatattattaacgttttattattcttttaggaaaatttatttaattaaaaaaccgCAAAATGACAAAAAGTTAGTAGAATCATAGAatgatttaatataattacttGCAGTTCGtaacacaaaacaatcaaaagaaagatttgtgaaaaaagaaaaaaacttaccgGCTACCGGGAAAACAGAGGTGGCGAGTGGCTTGAGCACAAAGACGTTGAAGTACAGTGAGTAGACTAAAAAGCTCCTTTCCTTTATCACAACTACTTCCAAATTCCGTCCTCGATATTATATCCGCCGTGAGCCGCCGCATCTCCTCACCAATTTCCACCTCTTCTCCAACCTCCTTTCTCAGCCTCTCAGCCATCATCTTCGTGCATTCCACCATATGCTTAGCGTATCCTTTGAGCCTATCACGTGTGAAAGCCGGAGCTGCCATGTGACGTTGGTGGTGCCAAGCCTCGCCGTTGGCCATGAGAAGCCCACGCCCTATAAACCCTTTAGTTCCTTGTTGTTGCAGCCATGATTTCCCGGTGACCGGATTGTGCTTCGTTAGCAATTCTTTAATCATCTCGGTCTCCGTTAGGCATAGTCTCGGTTCTGTCCCGTTCCACATTATAAATCTCTTCCCTGCAAAAGGCCATTTCAGTCATTTTTGAAGTGtgtaataaaatagaaaatgcaTTGTAGGCATGTCCGGTCCAAAGCATAAGCAAAGGAAAGAAACTATAATTATCCGCTTCATATTTTACGTTAATATTTGGGGAAAACAGATTTTATGTAGCATAAGAAGAGacgtttaagaaaaaaattaaatggaCATCCGAAAACGTTGAACTGGTCATGGGTACATACCATATTGTTTGGACCAAGAGACGTAATGAGGAAGAAGGCGTGGGACGATGTTGTGGTGGATGGAAGAGCAGTCGTTAGAAGCGGAGTGAGAGAGCATTTTGGAGATATCAATGATGTTTCCGGTGAGGAGACGGGGTTTAGGCCCCGTGATGCCTTGACGTTCCATAAACTTCTTGATTCGTCTTGGTGTGAGGAAGTAGCAACAAATGGAGTCGTATAGGACTCTTAATATCAAGGTCATGACTATCACGAGGACGTACTTTAGTACTAATGTAACCATcatctttttaatttctttgttttattaaaaaaataaacaagattttgagaaagagagaaagagatggttTGGTGAGAGATACGGAACAACCTTGCAGAGTACCAAAGCATATATTTATAGTGCTGCAGAGGAAGCAGTGGAGTTAAAACGATAATTCTTattcttgttattttatttagtcatttttactttttcaaaaatgttttcagctttttcaaaacaaatacttatttatttgtattcttAACACGACTTCCATTTTAACATAGAAACGaatattcaagaaaattcGTCGACTAATGGCAGATCctaaattcaattattattattttaacagATACTGTGGCTTCTAGTTTAtgatttaaagattttatttgtaaGTAATTCCTCAAATTAAGTATGATTGGTGAAAGTTGGTTGCTATCTAGAAAACTGtgaaatttctttaaaatcagATTTTCTTGTAAAGAGAGTATAGTTGAGAAAGTAgtagatttttaataataactttttaaatatacatatatgtacatacatatatacatatatttttagtaaCGAGAATATAGCATATACAAGCtggaaatattatttatatagaaaatgataataaattgcAACATAGAAATATTTATCCACTAAAAATGTTGGGGACAAAAATTTGCGGTTCACACCAAgcattaaaaatatttatactttcaagaaaataagatcTGTTCAATCATTTATGgtatgatatattttattttggtctaTATGGGAATTTTGTTCCAtagttactttttcttttctttgggtAGAGTATTACATAAGAACTATTTAAACggctttcttgttttttcaaaaatgccTAACTTTATTCTTGCAAAACGTATCTGAGTCAGATCCGAAAATTCATTCTTTTTCATATTGGCAATAACCAGATTTATGTTTACGTGCTTATCTACTTGGGTGATTGAAATCAACTAATCAAGGGCACTTGTTTGAGTGCATTGAGCTGCTCCATTTCCTCATTTAAGATTTATAACACTTTCTAAACTTTCATAATTGTTAGGTTTAAACGTTTCTGTAATCTTTTACTGTTATTATGTTACATATGAAGGACCATAAAAGTAAGATTTAATAAGtatattaaagttttaagcGTACATGcaatttgttaaaattaatattttggtgaaacaaagaaaatcttgtttgatattttgtttgtttgattgaagTTTTAACAATGCGTAAATATTGTTTCAttgacattttcattttttgcaaCAATTTTGTGTCTACATTATCGCTATTACCACATTCTTTTCGCTATATCGCCGATTAATTGTATCAAAAACATCATATATTTCGTTTCTACAATTGTAAAGTATGTAACCAACAAATCCATTTTTTCATGTCTAATAGATGGTACATCTCAGACTTGAattttactattattattattattattaaatatctCAATCTAAAGCGATTCAGAGAGATATTCAAACTCAGTTTTAGGAAGATTTGTTAGTTACATTGcagctctcttcttcttcattttttttccctgTGATTGGCTTTGTTCATCTTCGATGATGGGAGTGGGATTGACAAGTCGTGTTCTTTAGAAATCGTATGCttctttcataattttaatcaaaacaaacagtAAAAAATTGACtgaaaaataacatattactTGTGTTtgtaaaattctaaaaatggttttcaaaattttcccCAAAAATGGTTTTCAAGAAATTGGATATATCATACTTTTGGATCAACTGTAGAGAAAGCAATAAAGAAGGAAAGGACACAAGAGAGATTGGGTGGAGTTTAGACAAATTTAAGGGTCTCCAAAACATTAGGCTGAACACAATAGATATGGTGATGCCTACTGTTTGAAAAACGACTAGATAAGGGATTATGGACTTGGATGACTTATTTGGAATGAATTTAGCCGGCTTGGGCATTGTGGAAAGACGACGGATCAGGTTCAATGCTCTCCCGAAGAAAGCAGAATGTGCCAGCTAAACAAACTGTAATGTGACTGTTGTTCCAAATCaatgttaaaatataataaaaaatgacattaagaaaaaatactGTTTCATTCGCACTTTTAATATAGAAATGTATTTACTTATAGCATTTTTAACTTGTACTCTAGTAATTTGTAATTGTAATATtgatgtttaaaaaatattaatttgatcTAAACAATTGATGTCGTTACAGGTATGTCgatttatatactttttatgaTTAGAAAGAAGATTTGCCGTCAattacaaaagcaaaagcagTGATGGGTAAAGATTGCGTATCTTGGGAAATGAATatgaaaagcaaagaaaactTATACACATCATAATAATCTCGAGAAAACAAGCTTGCCAAGATTTCAACAATCcacttaaaatatttaaagagaattaaaagataaacataTCTGAATATTCTTTCTAATATTATCTCCACtgttttatttacttttctcgtcactttcttctttgaaGAACATGTTTGGTGACAAAGTCATTCCGTAACAACCGGTTATATGGATATATTGTACACgttataaataagaaagagtATGTTTCCTTCACTTTGAATATACATATTGAGCTTAATTCGTGCTATTTACTAACCAGTGTTGTACAAAATGATTTGGATGACTGTTTGTCTAGACGGACGGACATTCTAGACAAACAGTTTTGTGACGGTTGTGTATACGATACCTATATATTCGATCCTGGTAACTGTTATATAGATGTTAActttactaaaaataaaaaagtgattCAAAAGTTCAtgatatacttttattttattttgagtatatttttttccttatgaCTGCatagttttcttaattttcatGTGAACAAGTTA
This sequence is a window from Arabidopsis thaliana chromosome 1 sequence. Protein-coding genes within it:
- the CYP735A2 gene encoding cytochrome P450, family 735, subfamily A, polypeptide 2 (''cytochrome P450, family 735, subfamily A, polypeptide 2'' (CYP735A2); FUNCTIONS IN: electron carrier activity, monooxygenase activity, iron ion binding, oxygen binding, heme binding; INVOLVED IN: oxidation reduction; LOCATED IN: endomembrane system; EXPRESSED IN: 7 plant structures; EXPRESSED DURING: petal differentiation and expansion stage; CONTAINS InterPro DOMAIN/s: Cytochrome P450 (InterPro:IPR001128), Cytochrome P450, E-class, group I (InterPro:IPR002401); BEST Arabidopsis thaliana protein match is: cytochrome P450, family 735, subfamily A, polypeptide 1 (TAIR:AT5G38450.1); Has 33174 Blast hits to 33061 proteins in 1685 species: Archae - 70; Bacteria - 4727; Metazoa - 11578; Fungi - 6785; Plants - 8543; Viruses - 6; Other Eukaryotes - 1465 (source: NCBI BLink).); the protein is MMVTLVLKYVLVIVMTLILRVLYDSICCYFLTPRRIKKFMERQGITGPKPRLLTGNIIDISKMLSHSASNDCSSIHHNIVPRLLPHYVSWSKQYGKRFIMWNGTEPRLCLTETEMIKELLTKHNPVTGKSWLQQQGTKGFIGRGLLMANGEAWHHQRHMAAPAFTRDRLKGYAKHMVECTKMMAERLRKEVGEEVEIGEEMRRLTADIISRTEFGSSCDKGKELFSLLTVLQRLCAQATRHLCFPGSRFLPSKYNREIKSLKTEVERLLMEIIDSRKDSVEIGRSSSYGDDLLGLLLNQMDSNKNNLNVQMIMDECKTFFFTGHETTSLLLTWTLMLLAHNPTWQDNVRDEVRQVCGQDGVPSVEQLSSLTSLNKVINESLRLYPPATLLPRMAFEDIKLGDLIIPKGLSIWIPVLAIHHSNELWGEDANEFNPERFTTRSFASSRHFMPFAAGPRNCIGQTFAMMEAKIILAMLVSKFSFAISENYRHAPIVVLTIKPKYGVQLVLKPLDL
- the CYP735A2 gene encoding cytochrome P450, family 735, subfamily A, polypeptide 2, which produces MMVTLVLKYVLVIVMTLILRVLYDSICCYFLTPRRIKKFMERQGITGPKPRLLTGNIIDISKMLSHSASNDCSSIHHNIVPRLLPHYVSWSKQYGKRFIMWNGTEPRLCLTETEMIKELLTKHNPVTGKSWLQQQGTKGFIGRGLLMANGEAWHHQRHMAAPAFTRDRLKGYAKHMVECTKMMAERLRKEVGEEVEIGEEMRRLTADIISRTEFGSSCDKGKELFSLLTVLQRLCAQATRHLCFPGSRFLPSKYNREIKSLKTEVERLLMEIIDSRKDSVEIGRSSSYGDDLLGLLLNQMDSNKNNLNVQMIMDECKTFFFTGHETTSLLLTWTLMLLAHNPTWQDNVRDEVRQVCGQDGVPSVEQLSSLTSVRS